A stretch of the Theileria equi strain WA chromosome 1, complete sequence genome encodes the following:
- a CDS encoding hypothetical protein (encoded by transcript BEWA_029420A) — translation MGIKHSVIADISQNVSNGEETTYYGNGISLTRTDEPKIKIRYGEDGTEPLTNYKRYHHILSESSGLSAGYELSAIYHGKNKQEGLEEKGDLKYYRVAEVIYWLNDEHNLFPLIIGLGTPKPTYFKREGNLLGNRWKWAEKIIPPATISDYNKVLPDLNKIFKDVVVIRLQADKNYCGHPSVKQEGLVPKDCGSESVKFPTVKVECSSYNHKGFNKYTHKFNDSGLMRILSAVYTNKVYSFDINDLWKQYNEVNVYYSSTDSDKKNPLIIELVFYNETKEYYTFEGKFKRFGSIRNNNLLDPLDEQNCGKNNISLANVSKKYNYSCKCKYGKRREIHVSQNRNNVPVGSESYEHTLKSIGGKETPEPSFNKYRFMDEDKDVILPESPVTDTNKVYVYFCGSNTNMPLLVYMDDGEGPGKWFKKAYEGNTWKEANFDSLSGTRPTDSDSKDKIGKGLEEICRELNHSGCKHTVITPALTAPVATPPHPPVGSLGSTSSSSSSGSSGSGGDGTNAASGTGQEPSSSSSSGGSSSAPAGALEPTGSRGGAGKGIQEHPKTDSSDSSNSGSTTNDLDGARSDDGAGRRDSKRPDSESDQTDKEESKTDTGGKTRADETDLKKIVREAVTFITTHSTEISGGVGGVLGTGILGLAVWKAPAIFSKIVAIYITSV, via the coding sequence ATGGGTATCAAACATTCTGTCATTGCAGATATTTCTCAGAATGTTAGTAATGGCGAGGAAACCACATACTATGGGAATGGTATAAGCCTCACCAGGACAGATGAgccaaagataaaaatcAGATATGGAGAAGATGGAACAGAACCACTCACGAATTACAAACGATATCACCATATACTCTCGGAGAGTAGTGGATTGTCAGCCGGTTACGAACTATCTGCTATATACCatggaaaaaataaacAGGAGGGATTGGAGGAAAAGGGTGATCTTAAATATTATAGGGTAGCGGAGGTAATATATTGGTTAAATGATGAACACAATTTGTTTCCACTGATCATTGGTCTTGGTACACCAAAACCAACCTATTTTAAACGTGAAGGAAATCTTCTTGGTAACAGATGGAAATGGGCTGAAAAGATTATACCTCCAGCTACAATATCAGACTATAATAAAGTCCTACCTGATCttaacaaaatttttaagGACGTAGTCGTCATACGACTTCAAGCTGATAAAAACTATTGTGGTCATCCCTCCGTCAAACAAGAGGGACTGGTCCCAAAAGATTGTGGTTCGGAGTCGGTAAAATTTCCTACTGTTAAAGTAGAATGTAGCAGTTATAATCACAAAGGATTTAATAAGTATACTCATAAGTTTAATGACAGTGGTTTAATGAGAATTCTTTCCGCTGTATATACCAACAAAGTATATTCATTTGACATAAATGACCTCTGGAAACAATATAATGAGGTTAATGTCTATTACTCTTCAACTGATAGCGACAAGAAGAATCCACTAATTATTGAACTGGTATTTTATAATGAGACAAAAGAGtattacacatttgaaGGGAAGTTTAAAAGATTTGGTTCTATCCGTAATAACAATCTTTTAGACCCTCTAGATGAACAAAACTGTGGGAAAAATAACATTTCTCTGGCTAATGTATCTAAGAAGTATAACTATTCCTGTAAATGCAAGTACGGAAAACGTAGGGAGATTCATGTTAGCCAGAACCGTAACAATGTACCAGTTGGATCTGAATCATATGAACATACTCTTAAAAGTATAGGGGGTAAAGAAACTCCAGAACCCTCTTTTAATAAGTATAGATTCatggatgaagataaagatgTTATATTGCCCGAAAGTCCAGTGACAGATACAAACAAGGTATACGTCTACTTTTGTGGCAGTAACACAAATATGCCGCTATTGGTATATATGGACGATGGAGAAGGACCCGGAAAATGGTTTAAAAAGGCTTATGAAGGAAATACATGGAAAGAAGCTAATTTTGATTCTTTGTCTGGAACGAGGCCTACCGATAGCGATTCCAAGGATAAGATTGGGAAAGGACTTGAAGAAATTTGCAGGGAGCTTAATCATAGTGGATGTAAACATACAGTTATTACTCCTGCTCTAACCGCCCCTGTTGCTACTCCACCACATCCTCCTGTAGGCTCTCTAGGTAGTACAAGCTCTAGTAGTAGCTCTGGAAGTAGTGGTAGTGGAGGTGATGGTACTAACGCTGCTAGTGGAACTGGACAAGAACCATCTTCAAGTAGTAGTTCCGGAGGAAGTAGTAGTGCTCCTGCTGGAGCTCTGGAACCCACTGGTAGTAGGGGAGGAGCTGGTAAAGGTATTCAAGAACATCCTAAAACTGATAGTTCTGATTCTAGTAATAGTGGAAGCACTACTAATGATCTGGATGGAGCTCGATCTGACGACGGTGCTGGACGACGAGATAGTAAAAGACCAGACTCTGAGAGTGACCAAACAGATAAAGAAGAATCGAAAACAGATACAGGTGGTAAAACTAGAGCTGATGAAACTGATCTAAAGAAGATTGTTCGGGAGGCAGTCACCTTCATTACAACTCACTCTACTGAAATTAGCGGAGGTGTTGGTGGAGTATTAGGAACTGGTATTCTAGGTCTTGCTGTATGGAAGGCCCCTGCTATATTTAGCAAGATAGTTGCAATCTACATTACTTCTGTATAA
- a CDS encoding hypothetical protein (encoded by transcript BEWA_029470A): protein MISEEKSPLGSLLSRGNLQRKSSHLNKTIGDDNVGMQTAASEISTSRAETIKGVTNPTLISTSDVADNRSTLSLVEGQCLPESNQKIFSKWVRACDHTESKQGNILPLKKQQKHDDSGRIRPKLLVKQTGTTYRASFQTDDKEFNNDILGTRRLYYNLADVRLALTLDELQCGPEFNRKNFFLYKQVATCKTTQCRRGINITFKKQGGNKTMALIVIVEEPVSLSRRFTGILSKRINSNGQAIKVRSKYNQKILFIKACSDYSPNLQETVVSTRV, encoded by the coding sequence atgatttccGAGGAAAAGTCTCCTTTAGGCTCGTTGTTAAGCCGagggaacctccagaggaagtcatcacacctgaataaaacaatagggGACGACAACGTCGGAATGCAAACTGCAGCGAgtgaaatctcaacttcacgagctgaaacgataaaaggtgtcacaaatccaacattaatatcaacaagtgatgtagctgacaacaggtctacgttatccctcgttgaagggcaatgcctacctgaatctaatcaaaaaatcttttctaaatgggtacgagcttgcgatcatacagagagtaaacagggaaacatattgcctcttaaaaagcaacaaaaacatgatgatagtggaagaataagacCCAAACTACtcgttaaacaaactggtacaacctaccgtgcatcattccaaactgacgacaaagagttcaacaatgacatacttggcactagaagactttattataatctagctgacgtaaggttagcgttaaccctggacgaattgcaatgtggacctgaatttaatcgaaaaaacttcttcttatataaacaggtggcgacttgtaaaactacccagtgtagacgggggataaacataacttttaaaaagcaaggcggtaataaaactatggcgcttatagtaatcgttgaagaaccagtaagtctctctaggagatttactggaatcctcagtaagaggataaactcaaatggtcaagcaatcaaggtcaggtcgaaatacaatcaaaaaatcttatttataaaggcctgttctgattattccccaaacctacaggaaactgtagtgtctacaagggtgtag
- a CDS encoding hypothetical protein (encoded by transcript BEWA_029440A) — MVVSIQQKERVKKTALFFAGLGHLQPMLLAATNSDYLLDRFLVERRCSSEYVSRTITSLIFVEIIATVLMGGFAVCLGLWPDYFKGISREKEEDFRGYLTVAIQWVLFLGYLQILKAFTSGGERGHIQWFYYSLLFQHFFTCIIGAGIGFIDVDRALWYLMNIPMSPVLIFFYQMLIHMWARKNGLACPAYLVVKNQIWLAILNSFMATVLWTIAYFPGLYNSQSIPDVVEIKIELDKTDGYYPKTPDSIHRDIYMDVTQGSSLCQATYTCYVHTLNRDMGPLKDKKFIVKEIYCGGSSIKNVSFPEHEFCTYAEVYQSKESGKRCLLVKLLMEDGSAYYYANPEGTCGRWCVGKLPSSHKVEDIGKILKETNNCGSSQIKDSGDFQAKLLSQASQPGVSNKTTSYADEIVLNISNTTNYVCESEGSKKTDIIVTVAKDENLVPSVLRGQYSCYTHRPSVKRKLDKTLKYQNGRPYPLDTMSDNTFERQNVDHVHVYCKISGNRADLLVIVMDDGSRHYYCRNNITLSTVRIVGTKLEDTRKILLITLLRTLRTYGSLTGQKGLTSLNTNGNYSADIKACKPTPTSSGSSHSLTLDLGNKYPYICTVDNMKTLISLEVHAPGKDPPSGFCKYTHRMDSGSKFCLDSIKLGHNNTEKILDFRPCIQGLVDEVSAYYEKGNTAKPLLLCVKSDSSYYYYCKGSDDCWYRYKNGDGKEILPTGSDNNTGLHGLLEKLKGDPSKALTKDNFPNLSGDLKTRLQSDHPNYDYWKVLGNHDGGSPWNPLCWRLSGTFMPLAMHGLAVGAMGSIYPHLVPKTLVSAEHARIFNVVSMFLAAIVQILNLIFFECKSKAFANRPWEGGDKWYLTWLLYIPYFLSFLLIIFNIHYPDWSICCYVRSHTWLAFLIMLSVTFINDIFLAVGRGGIMDQRSGNRRLGGNREYLKNDHSLFNKIAPFMALSSVPFWLTTSPMIKSYAHAVCQLSDKDSWPTSCCGFWSSWGYWCKCGCHGLYTSLPKLLTFNMRTALAHKDDRLFILVTSDLPKEEWFTDW; from the coding sequence ATGGTTGTCTCTATTCAGCAGAAGGAGAGAGTCAAGAAGACAGCCTTGTTCTTTGCTGGACTGGGACACCTTCAACCTATGTTACTAGCAGCTACTAACTCTGACTACCTACTTGACAGGTTTCTTGTTGAGAGGCGTTGTTCCAGTGAGTATGTCTCTAGGACAATCACCTCACTCATATTCGTAGAGATCATAGCAACTGTTCTCATGGGTGGTTTTGCAGTATGCCTTGGATTATGGCCAGATTATTTCAAGGGTATTTCCAGGGAGAAGGAGGAGGACTTTAGAGGATATCTCACTGTTGCTATCCAATGGGTTCTTTTCCTTGGATACTTGCAGATACTCAAGGCTTTTACATCAGGTGGAGAAAGGGGACATATTCAATGGTTTTACTATTCTCTACTATTTCAACACTTTTTTACCTGTATCATAGGTGCAGGCATTGGATTTATAGATGTGGACAGGGCACTATGGTACCTTATGAACATTCCTATGTCACCCGTTcttatcttcttctacCAGATGCTCATTCACATGTGGGCTCGTAAGAATGGTCTGGCTTGCCCAGCGTATCTTGTGGTCAAGAATCAGATATGGCTTGCTATTCTCAACTCATTTATGGCAACAGTACTGTGGACCATAGCCTACTTTCCTGGACTGTATAACTCTCAGTCAATTCCAGATGTCGTGGAAATCAAAATAGAGTTGGATAAAACTGATGGTTACTATCCAAAGACACCTGATTCCATACATAGGGACATATATATGGATGTAACTCAAGGATCATCTCTATGCCAGGCAACATACACCTGCTATGTCCACACGTTGAATAGAGACATGGGTCCTCTTAAGGATAAGAAATTTATTGTTAAGGAGATATATTGTGGAGGATCTTCCATAAAGAATGTCTCTTTTCCAGAGCATGAATTCTGTACATATGCAGAGGTATATCAGTCCAAAGAGAGTGGTAAGAGGTGCTTGCTAGTTAAGCTtctgatggaggatggTTCAGCCTACTACTATGCAAATCCCGAAGGAACTTGTGGAAGGTGGTGTGTTGGCAAGTTGCCGAGTAGTCACAAGGTAGAGGATATTGGAAAGATACTCAAGGAGACTAATAATTGTGGTAGTAGCCAAATTAAAGACAGTGGAGACTTTCAAGCTAAATTACTCAGTCAAGCTTCTCAACCTGGAGTATCTAATAAAACCACTTCTTACGCTGATGAGATAGTACTTAATATAAGCAACACTACCAATTATGTCTGTGAATCTGAAGGATCTAAAAAGACTGACATTATTGTGACAGTtgctaaagatgagaaCCTAGTACCTTCAGTTCTTAGAGGACAGTATAGTTGTTACACTCATAGACCTAGTGTAAAGCGCAAGCTAGATAAGACTCTTAAATACCAGAACGGTCGGCCTTACCCGTTGGATACTATGAGCGATAACACATTTGAGAGACAGAACGTTGACCATGTACACGTCTACTGTAAGATTTCTGGAAACAGAGCAGATCTTCTAGTTATAGTCATGGACGATGGAAGTAGACACTACTACTGTAGGAACAACATAACTTTGTCAACAGTACGTATAGTAGGTACTAAGCTTGAGGATACTAGGAAAATATTGCTTATAACTCTTCTAAGGACTCTTAGAACTTATGGTTCTCTCACTGGTCAAAAGGGTCTCACAAGTCTCAATACTAATGGTAACTACAGTGCTGATATTAAAGCTTGCAAGCCTACTCCGACTTCATCCGGTTCCTCTCATAGTCTTACTCTAGACCTCGGAAATAAGTACCCTTATATATGCACTGTAGACAATATGAAGACCCTTATTAGTCTTGAGGTTCATGCTCCCGGTAAGGATCCTCCCTCTGGTTTCTGCAAGTACACACATAGGATGGATTCTGGGAGTAAGTTTTGTTTAGACTCTATAAAACTTGGTCATAATAATACCGAAAAAATCCTAGACTTTAGACCATGTATACAAGGACTCGTGGATGAAGTGAGTGCATACTATGAGAAGGGAAATACTGCGAAACCCCTCCTACTTTGCGTGAAATCCGATAGCTCTTACTATTACTACTGTAAGGGCTCTGATGACTGCTGGTACagatacaagaatggagatggTAAGGAGATACTACCCACCGGAAGTGATAATAATACTGGACTACACGGTTTGCTTGAAAAACTTAAAGGTGATCCCAGTAAAGCACTTACCAAGGATAACTTCCCTAATCTTAGTGGTGACCTTAAGACAAGACTCCAATCTGATCATCCTAATTATGACTACTGGAAAGTGTTAGGTAATCACGATGGTGGTTCACCGTGGAATCCCCTATGCTGGCGTCTATCTGGTACCTTCATGCCACTCGCTATGCATGGTTTAGCAGTTGGAGCTATGGGTTCAATTTATCCTCATTTGGTCCCAAAGACTTTGGTATCTGCTGAGCATGCTCGTATATTTAATGTCGTCAGTATGTTCTTGGCAGCAATTGTTCAGATTCTAAATCttatattttttgagtGTAAGAGCAAGGCTTTTGCCAACAGGCCTTGGGAAGGTGGAGACAAATGGTATCTCACCTGGCTTTTGTATATACCATACTTTTTATCGTTTCTactcatcatctttaatATTCACTACCCTGACTGGAGTATTTGTTGTTACGTTAGAAGTCACACTTGGTTGGCATTTCTCATTATGCTCTCTGTTACTTTTATCAATGACATTTTCCTGGCAGTAGGAAGGGGTGGTATCATGGACCAGAGAAGTGGAAACAGACGTCTAGGAGGAAATCGTGAATACTTGAAGAATGACCATTCCCTGTTTAATAAAATAGCTCCCTTTATGGCTCTCTCTTCTGTACCATTCTGGTTGACAACCtctccaatgataaagagttatgctcatgctgtttgtcagttgtctgataaAGACAGTTGGCCTACTTCATGTTGTGGcttttggagttcttggggatattggtgtaaatgtggttgtcATGGTCTGTATACCAGTCTTCCTAAACTATTGACTTTTAATATGAGGACTGCGTTGGCTCATAAGGATGATcgtttgtttattttagttACTTCTGACTTGCCCAAAGAGGAATGGTTTACTGATTGGTAA
- a CDS encoding signal peptide-containing protein (encoded by transcript BEWA_029460A), which translates to MFCHLAHSPCLVLFVKFTCALPFKEKYPIDLDISYPLPEHIKVSYSGQLDGAYYAFVKETHVDRFRVGLLTYKGQILSPGNSRDVNKFFFFFATLGHDTEYLRVVSKTLTIQGTTRRKVEEFVRTKDTTRFRRLSRRPVTVNVILQMNTRLVEVAIRGGVGPKRFEIRDGMGFDNVIGVVRYGPYVLTTRTRGLVERIVLWDGGKEQPYITIISLYIDGNCITTKYRYDEGEFGFRIESKALHQVFQNPFDESGEVDAEVRESMDEEDWRNDGPFLLQELSTPNIMARPDEVQA; encoded by the exons ATGTTCTGTCATCTTGCACATTCACCATGTCTGGTCCTGtttgtaaaatttacaTGCGCATTACCTTTCAAGGAGAAATACCCAATTGACTTGGACATTTCCTATCCACTTCCAGAGCACATTAAGGTCTCATACTCTGGTCAACTCGATGGAGCCTATTACGCCTTTGTCAAGGAGACCCATGTAGATAGATTCAGGGTCGGCCTACTCACCTATAAAG GACAGATACTTTCTCCGGGTAATTCGAGGGACGTTAACAAgttcttcttcttctttgcaACTTTGGGGCACGACACAGAGTACCTTCGGGTAGTTAGTAAGACGTTGACGATTCAGGGTACTACGAGACGGAAGGTGGAGGAGTTTGTGAGGACCAAGGATACCACCAGATTCAGGAGACTGAGTAGGAGACCTGTGACTGTAAACGTCATTTTGCAAATGAACACGAGACTCGTGGAAGTGGCAATTCGCGGAGGGGTTGGACCAAAGAGGTTTGAAATACGAGACGGAATGGGATTTGACAATGTGATTGGTGTCGTGCGTTACGGTCCCTATGTCCTCACTACCAGAACTAGAGGCCTAGTAGAGAGGATAGTGCTCTGGGACGGAGGTAAAGAGCAGCCGTACATCACAATCATATCGCTGTACATTGATGGGAACTGTATAACGACAAAGTACAGATATGATGAAGGTGAGTTTGGGTTTAGAATCGAAAGTAAAGCGTTGCATCAAGTATTCCAAAACCCCTTTGATGAAAGCGGAGAAGTGGATGCCGAAGTCAGGGAGTCcatggatgaagaagattgGAGGAATGACGGACCATTTCTGCTACAGGAGTTGTCTACACCAAACATTATGGCTAGACCAGATGAGGTTCAAGCGTAA
- a CDS encoding signal peptide-containing protein (encoded by transcript BEWA_029450A), with protein MRIHSLLLIALFCKVCYGKGGNIPENTHANLQDSQHNVAEGPETVEESNCKKVDVNAKGPRDCLEAQNSPEATGQESTEVVRPLSPFLYKVDSSLFDAEGNEEDGVSVIKLTAKEGTSAKELKYGGKDIWSATKIVGSPCSSAVLYFDGDIPVLAILKTKNLLGKKGVVYKYHDGKQWKDTNEDDHKNKLTALKNKYKHAKPATLDLSNPDQSNINVEEQTFGEVLLKSYFPKKDHHISSVMEGEVEVWKVDDPNTKCKLVRGYAKEPTKVIYLEVESSGTKSRYFEKLDGAWNELKKDQFYEKAKALIGESGKNASLNISHPSRILCQSFDYTFAGNAIRLIVPSKSVSVTKLMSGTEEVYTLSSEEEFDHARVYLNKDKKPELVLVVTTSSGASKETYFELKGGKWVSCSNHGERMRSLVVTTKWESDFTMDISLANSTDQCTIFQVDLLGVTTKHLYPKAKYTVNKVKSGTNELWTGNVHSSRKGQITLNDYCSYCIIHKHGNMELLEMITVERLSERNRYFEKGADGTWNETDKTVFNDKIKEMRNGTPDPNPQSN; from the coding sequence ATGAGGATCCATAGTCTCTTATTAATCGCTTTGTTCTGTAAAGTGTGTTACGGAAAGGGTGGTAACATACCAGAAAACACTCATGCAAATTTACAGGATTCTCAACATAATGTAGCCGAGGGGCCAGAGACTGTAGAGGAATCTAATTGTAAGAAAGTAGATGTTAATGCCAAAGGCCCTAGAGATTGTTTAGAGGCACAAAATTCCCCTGAAGCTACTGGACAAGAATCTACAGAGGTTGTAAGGCCTTTAAGCCCTTTCCTATACAAGGTTGATTCATCGCTATTTGATGCAGAAGgaaatgaggaagatggtgTTTCGGTCATTAAACTAACAGCCAAGGAGGGTACTTCTGCAAAGGAGCTCAAGTATGGTGGAAAGGACATATGGTCTGCTACTAAGATAGTTGGTTCTCCTTGTTCATCAGCAGTACTGTACTTTGATGGTGATATTCCAGTTCTAGCAATCCTAAAAACGAAGAATCTTCTTGGTAAGAAAGGCGTTGTCTATAAGTACCATGATGGAAAGCAGTGGAAGGATACTAATGAAGATGACCATAAAAATAAGTTGACTGCTCTAAAGAATAAGTATAAACACGCAAAACCTGCTACTCTTGATCTTTCTAATCCAGATCAATCCaatataaatgtagaagaaCAAACTTTTGGTGAAGTCTTACTCAAAAGCtattttccaaagaaggatcatcatatatcctctgttaTGGAGGGAGAAGTAGAAGTCTGGAAGGTAGATGATCCAAACACAAAGTGCAAACTTGTAAGGGGGTATGCTAAGGAGCCTACCAAAGTTATCTACTTGGAAGTTGAGAGTAGTGGTACTAAGTCTAGatactttgagaaactgGATGGAGCATGGAATGAGCTCAAGAAGGATCAGTTTTATGAGAAAGCAAAGGCATTgattggagaatctggaaagaaCGCTTCTCTAAATATCTCTCATCCAAGTAGAATACTGTGCCAATCCTTCGACTATACTTTCGCTGGTAATGCCATAAGACTCATTGTTCCTAGTAAGAGCGTTTCTGTTACGAAGCTAATGAGTGGTACTGAAGAGGTTTATACTCTTTCATCCGAAGAGGAATTTGATCATGCCAGAGTATACCTtaacaaggataagaaaCCTGAGTTAGTCCTTGTAGTAACTACTTCATCTGGTGCTTCTAAGGAAACTTACTTTGAGCTAAAGGGTGGTAAATGGGTATCCTGTAGTAATCATGGAGAGAGGATGAGGAGCTTAGTGGTTACCACTAAGTGGGAGTCAGACTTTACCATGGATATTTCCTTAGCCAATAGCACTGATCAATGCACTATTTTCCAAGTCGACCTCCTGGGAGTCACCACTAAACACCTTTATCCAAAGGCTAAATATACTGTAAATAAAGTAAAGAGTGGCACTAATGAATTATGGACTGGTAACGTGCATTCTTCCAGAAAGGGACAAATAACTTTGAATGACTACTGCAGTTATTGCATCATTCACAAACATGGGAATATGGAACTACTAGAAATGATTACAGTGGAAAGATTATCAGAAAGAAACAGGTACTTTGAAAAAGGCGCTGATGGAACATGGAATGAGACTGACAAGACGGTTTTTAATGACAAGATCAAGGAGATGAGGAATGGTACTCCAGATCCTAATCCTCAGTCTAATTAA
- a CDS encoding signal peptide-containing protein (encoded by transcript BEWA_029430A), with protein MNVFSILVATCLVGLHHCTGSRVPTDGLFIEVLDDYVEDGIVTSEFVEETRKNRSSGQRQMWDLSNGTVHEVEYTQPSVRRRNAGKVADVAVDKYPVTQSSRHTTTLDISALDKGQFQSYDYDGVPTKMMVIGDIPVTKLVDSQEELWSSSEDEKCTYCTLHMRDEKPVLVYLETEGSSGKPYSIFLKDGSTWKPTNSYSMELKKLKITPESTTNFTLDISTRQDTDQCTAFEAPFYTVPTRFYFPRSVFHATEVTHGGKSVWKGENCQRAFDVSLHSAENPTVLRILARGVNDEFKSYYYQLNGNKWESVQRDDFRRIIDDLKSRSQDDT; from the coding sequence atgaatgtcttttccattcttgtagCAACCTGTCTAGTAGGACTACACCATTGCACAGGTTCCAGAGTTCCCACTGACGGACTCTTTATCGAGGTTCTAGACGACTATGTAGAGGATGGAATAGTGACCAGTGAATTTGTAGAGGagacaaggaagaatagatcGAGTGGCCAAAGACAGATGTGGGATTTGTCCAACGGAACTGTCCATGAAGTAGAGTATACACAGCCATCAGTTCGTAGACGTAATGCTGGAAAGGTAGCAGATGTAGCAGTGGATAAATATCCAGTTACTCAATCATCTAGACACACTACTACTCTTGATATCTCAGCACTAGACAAAGGACAGTTTCAATCTTATGACTATGACGGCGTCCCAACCAAAATGATGGTTATTGGAGATATTCCAGTAACTAAGCTTGTTGACAGCCAAGAGGAACTATGGAGTAGCAGTGAAGACGAAAAGTGTACTTATTGTACACTCCACATGAGGGATGAGAAGCCAGTTCTTGTCTATCTTGAAACAGAAGGCTCATCTGGGAAGCCATAttcgatatttttaaaggatggtaGTACATGGAAGCCTACAAATAGTTACAGCATGGAACTAAAGAAGCTCAAAATAACTCCAGAATCAACCACAAACTTTACTCTTGATATTTCTACTAGACAAGACACAGACCAGTGCACAGCCTTTGAGGCTCCATTTTACACTGTACCTACCAGATTCTACTTTCCAAGGTCTGTGTTTCATGCCACTGAGGTTACCCACGGAGGAAAGTCTGTATGGAAGGGTGAGAACTGTCAGAGGGCATTCGATGTAAGTCTTCACTCAGCTGAGAATCCGACTGTACTGCGCATTCTGGCCAGAGGTGTCAATGATGAATTCAAGAGCTACTACTACCAACTCAATGGAAACAAGTGGGAATCGGTACAAAGGGATGACTTTAGGAGAATCATAGACGACTTAAAATCGCGTTCACAAGATGATACCTAG